A stretch of Camarhynchus parvulus unplaced genomic scaffold, STF_HiC, whole genome shotgun sequence DNA encodes these proteins:
- the LOC115916971 gene encoding olfactory receptor 14A16-like, whose translation MSNSSSIKHFLLLALADTRQLQLLHFCLLLGISLAALLGNGLIISAVTCGHHLHTPMFFFLLNLALSDLGSICTTVPKAMHNSLWDTRNISYTGCATQLFFFMFFIGAEFYLLTIMCYDRYVSICKPLHYGTLLGSRACAHMAAAAWASAFLNALMHTANTFSLPLCHGNALGQFFCEIPQILKLSCSKSYLRELGLLAVSSCLLFGCFVFIVFSYVQIFRAVLRIPSEQGRHKAFSTCLPHLAVVSLFVSTGTFAYLKPPSMSSPSLDLALSVLYSVVPPALNPLIYSLRNQELMAAVRRLMTGCVSICKPLHYGTLLGSRACAHMAAAAWASAFLNALMHTANTFSLPLCHGNALGQFFCEIPQILKLSCSKSYLRELGLLAVSSCLLFGCFVFIVFSYVQIFRAVLRIPSEQGRHKAFSTCLPHLAVVSLFVSTGTFAYLKPPSMSSPSLDLALSVLYSVVPPALNPLIYSLRNQELKAAVWRL comes from the exons gggcatctccctggctgccctcctgggcaacgGCCTCATCATCAGCGCCGTAACCTgcggccaccacctgcacacgcccatgttcttcttcctgctcaacctggccctcagcgacctgggctccatctgcaccactgtgcccaaagccatgcacaattccctctgggacaccaggaacatcTCCTACACTGGATGTGCTACTcagctatttttctttatgttcttCATTGGAGCAGAGTTTTATCTGCTGACCATCATGTGCTACGACCGCTAcgtgtccatctgcaaacccctgcactacgggaccctcctgggcagcagagcttgtgcccacatggcagcagctgcctgggccagtgcctttctcaatgctctcatgcacacggccaatacattttccctgcccctttgccatggcaatgccctgggccagttcttctgtgaaataCCCCAGAtcctcaagctctcctgctccaaatCCTACCTCAGGGAACTGGGACTTCTTGCTGTAAGTTCCTGTTTGCtatttggttgttttgtgttcattgttttctcctatgtgcagatcttcagggctgtgctgaggatcccctctgagcagggacggcacaaagccttttccacctgcctccctcacctggctgtggtCTCTTTGTTTGTCAGCACTGGTACATTTGCCTACCTGAAgcccccctccatgtcctccccatccctggatctggccctgtcagttctgtactcggtggtgcctccagccctgaaccccctcatctacagcctgaggaaccaggagctcatggctgctgtgaggagactgatgactggatgc gtgtccatctgcaaacccctgcactacgggaccctcctgggcagcagagcttgtgcccacatggcagcagctgcctgggccagtgcctttctcaatgctctcatgcacacggccaatacattttccctgcccctgtgccatggcaatgccctgggccagttcttctgtgaaatcccacagatcctcaagctctcctgctccaaatCCTACCTCAGGGAACTGGGACTTCTTGCTGTAAGTTCCTGTTTGCtatttggttgttttgtgttcattgttttctcctatgtgcagatcttcagggctgtgctgaggatcccctctgagcagggacggcacaaagccttttccacctgcctccctcacctggctgtggtCTCTTTGTTTGTCAGCACTGGTACATTTGCCTACCTGAAgcccccctccatgtcctccccatccctggatctggccctgtcagttctgtactcggtggtgcctccagccctgaaccccctcatctacagcctgaggaaccaggagctcaaggctgcagtgtggagactg